From the Desulfovibrio sp. JC010 genome, one window contains:
- a CDS encoding proline--tRNA ligase, with product MRLSRYYIPTLKEDPSEAEVVSHKLLMRAGMIRKLTSGIYNYLPLGLKSVNKVAGIVREEMNRAGALEVLMPMVQPGDLWEETGRWDYYGKELLRVKDRHGRDYCLGPTHEEVITDLVRGEVKSYKQLPLNLYQIQNKFRDEIRPRFGLMRGREFIMKDAYSFDKDEAGAEESYANMFEAYKKAFTRIGLNFRPVQADSGAIGGDFSHEFHVLADTGEDTIAVCKDEKCGYAANLEKAKVAAPAGESMLEADCPAIEEVATPGKHTVEEVCEFLEVGQDKLVKTLLFTVDGEPVAALVRGDRELNDVKLRNLIGGNEIEMATEEQVKEWTGAPVGFAGPVGIKVERIFADHELLSATDWIAGANKGDTHIKHLSLGRDCKIEQFADLRVITEADPCPECGAAIEFTKGIEVGHVFKLGSKYSKSMEATFLDENGKTQPMVMGCYGIGVSRIVASAIEQNNDENGAIFPPTIAPFELCVISLGGKDAAVNEKAEELYNELMEMGIDAAYDDRKERPGVKFADADLIGYPMQLVIGGKGLKNGIVEAKNRKTGEKIELPLEGFMEAFKTWRAEIWQSWGLNS from the coding sequence ATGCGTTTAAGCCGTTACTATATTCCCACATTGAAAGAAGATCCTTCCGAAGCGGAAGTGGTTTCCCATAAACTGCTCATGCGCGCGGGCATGATCCGCAAGCTGACCAGCGGTATCTACAACTACCTGCCGCTGGGCCTTAAGTCCGTGAACAAGGTTGCGGGCATCGTGCGCGAAGAAATGAACCGTGCGGGCGCACTGGAAGTGCTCATGCCCATGGTTCAGCCCGGTGATCTCTGGGAAGAGACCGGACGTTGGGATTACTACGGCAAGGAACTGCTGCGCGTGAAAGACCGTCACGGTCGTGACTACTGCCTCGGACCCACCCACGAAGAAGTCATCACCGACCTCGTGCGCGGCGAAGTAAAATCCTACAAGCAGCTGCCTCTCAATCTCTACCAGATTCAGAACAAGTTCCGCGATGAAATCCGCCCCCGTTTCGGCCTCATGCGCGGCCGTGAATTCATCATGAAGGATGCTTACTCCTTTGATAAAGATGAAGCCGGTGCAGAAGAGTCCTACGCGAATATGTTCGAGGCTTACAAAAAAGCTTTCACCCGCATCGGGCTGAATTTCCGTCCCGTACAGGCGGATTCCGGTGCCATCGGCGGTGATTTTTCACACGAATTTCATGTGCTTGCCGATACCGGTGAAGATACCATAGCAGTCTGCAAGGATGAAAAATGCGGCTACGCTGCCAACCTTGAAAAAGCCAAGGTTGCCGCCCCGGCTGGCGAATCCATGCTTGAAGCTGACTGCCCGGCAATCGAAGAAGTTGCCACTCCGGGCAAGCACACTGTGGAAGAAGTCTGCGAATTTCTCGAAGTAGGTCAGGACAAGCTGGTCAAGACCCTGCTTTTCACCGTGGACGGTGAGCCTGTAGCTGCACTGGTACGCGGTGACCGCGAACTGAATGACGTCAAGCTGCGCAACCTCATCGGCGGCAATGAAATCGAAATGGCAACCGAGGAGCAGGTCAAGGAATGGACCGGAGCACCTGTCGGTTTTGCCGGACCTGTGGGCATCAAGGTTGAGCGTATTTTCGCCGACCATGAACTGCTGTCCGCTACCGACTGGATTGCCGGAGCCAACAAGGGTGATACCCACATCAAGCATCTTTCTCTCGGCCGCGACTGCAAAATCGAGCAGTTCGCCGACCTGCGCGTGATCACCGAAGCAGATCCCTGCCCTGAGTGCGGCGCGGCTATCGAGTTCACCAAGGGTATTGAAGTAGGTCACGTTTTCAAGCTCGGTTCCAAGTATTCCAAGTCGATGGAAGCCACTTTCCTTGATGAAAACGGCAAGACCCAGCCTATGGTTATGGGCTGCTACGGCATCGGCGTATCCCGCATCGTTGCTTCCGCCATTGAGCAGAACAATGATGAGAACGGTGCTATCTTCCCGCCCACCATCGCGCCTTTTGAACTTTGCGTGATCTCCCTCGGAGGCAAGGATGCTGCTGTTAATGAAAAAGCAGAAGAACTTTACAATGAACTCATGGAAATGGGTATTGATGCCGCTTACGATGACCGCAAGGAACGTCCGGGCGTGAAATTCGCAGATGCTGACCTGATAGGCTACCCCATGCAGCTGGTTATCGGCGGCAAGGGCCTTAAGAACGGTATTGTGGAAGCCAAGAACCGCAAAACCGGAGAAAAAATCGAACTGCCCCTCGAAGGTTTCATGGAAGCTTTCAAAACATGGCGTGCCGAAATCTGGCAGTCATGGGGTTTGAACTCATAA
- a CDS encoding M23 family metallopeptidase has product MNGYKQFRIALLTLFLLLLCASTALASVFLAYPKNVGLGEPFMVRVTSDKPLDSVSIKWKGKSVEPEIRSWKGRSVALAMFGTDVLFDKTGKDKLVIKTVSNGKERSFGRTVKIHKKKYKIQRLTLPEKMVTPPQEVYDKIAQDRKEVKVAKEVMTADRKWFVPFDRPTKGAQSSPYGAQRILNGKPKNPHRGLDFRGAKGTAIKAMADGKVVLVGNHYYAGNSVYVDHGNGVVTMYFHLSRIDVKEGESVERGQLIGGIGSTGRVTGPHLHMSVSVQGRLVDPNYVMHKTTDQLLGIK; this is encoded by the coding sequence ATGAATGGATACAAACAATTTCGTATTGCTCTTCTTACTCTGTTTCTGCTCCTGCTCTGCGCGTCCACTGCGCTGGCTTCAGTATTTCTGGCCTATCCGAAAAATGTCGGTCTCGGTGAACCGTTTATGGTCCGGGTTACCTCGGATAAACCGCTGGATTCCGTCTCCATTAAATGGAAGGGCAAATCTGTTGAGCCTGAAATCCGCAGCTGGAAGGGGCGTTCAGTGGCACTGGCAATGTTCGGCACAGACGTGCTTTTTGATAAAACTGGCAAGGATAAACTGGTCATCAAAACGGTATCTAACGGCAAGGAACGTTCTTTCGGCAGAACAGTAAAAATTCATAAAAAGAAATACAAGATCCAGCGGCTGACCCTGCCGGAGAAAATGGTTACTCCGCCGCAGGAAGTTTACGATAAGATCGCGCAGGACCGTAAGGAAGTAAAAGTTGCCAAAGAGGTGATGACCGCTGACCGTAAATGGTTCGTACCTTTTGATCGTCCCACCAAGGGGGCGCAATCAAGTCCCTACGGCGCACAGCGCATTTTGAACGGCAAGCCCAAGAATCCGCATCGCGGTCTCGATTTTCGGGGCGCAAAGGGAACTGCCATCAAGGCCATGGCCGACGGCAAGGTGGTTCTGGTGGGCAACCATTACTACGCCGGAAACTCCGTGTATGTTGACCACGGTAACGGGGTGGTTACTATGTATTTCCATCTTTCACGGATAGATGTTAAGGAAGGCGAATCGGTTGAACGGGGCCAGCTTATCGGCGGCATCGGCTCAACAGGAAGGGTGACCGGACCGCACCTGCATATGAGTGTATCAGTGCAGGGCAGGCTGGTTGATCCCAACTACGTAATGCATAAAACAACCGATCAATTGCTCGGTATAAAATAA
- a CDS encoding exodeoxyribonuclease VII small subunit, with amino-acid sequence MKKDNTFENRLDRLKAIVSALEKGDLPLEEGVALFKEGQILSKECAKQLEKARNEVKIVTDGEVEDFDVDTEEDTADDS; translated from the coding sequence TTGAAAAAAGATAATACATTCGAAAATCGCTTGGACCGCTTGAAGGCGATAGTGTCCGCCCTTGAAAAGGGCGACCTGCCTTTGGAAGAAGGCGTGGCCCTTTTTAAAGAAGGGCAGATTCTTTCCAAGGAATGCGCCAAACAGCTGGAAAAGGCCCGTAACGAAGTAAAAATAGTCACTGACGGCGAAGTGGAAGATTTCGACGTTGATACAGAAGAGGATACAGCGGATGACAGTTAA
- a CDS encoding phosphoadenosine phosphosulfate reductase family protein translates to MTDINASTPLDAKVAHSAGLMSGMLEMYPPQRIAVAWTGGKDSTVVLALWREVLKNKGKEASLVLVPQALSIDTGIKFPEVMAFRDLTALKWGVDVKVLRPDIDLASYPVAEDPVKCCAELKIKPLQKAIEEFEIDLLITGIRRDEHPSRAGRRYMEVRDDPDHTLLNPILEWTEMDIWSFITMHQIPHCELYDQGYRSLGCKPCTVKGGEGERAGRSSEKERNLEQLTSMGYF, encoded by the coding sequence TTGACTGATATTAATGCGTCCACCCCCCTTGACGCCAAGGTTGCTCATAGCGCAGGCTTGATGTCCGGTATGCTGGAAATGTATCCGCCGCAGCGGATTGCCGTGGCGTGGACCGGGGGTAAGGATTCCACGGTGGTGCTGGCCCTCTGGCGCGAGGTACTCAAGAATAAGGGCAAGGAAGCATCGCTGGTGCTGGTTCCGCAAGCTCTGTCCATTGATACCGGGATCAAGTTTCCAGAAGTAATGGCTTTCCGCGACCTCACTGCCCTGAAATGGGGAGTGGACGTGAAAGTTCTCCGGCCTGATATTGATCTCGCCAGTTATCCGGTAGCCGAGGACCCGGTGAAATGTTGCGCCGAGCTAAAGATAAAGCCCCTGCAGAAAGCCATAGAAGAATTTGAAATCGACCTGCTCATTACCGGAATCCGCAGGGATGAACATCCCAGCAGGGCAGGGCGCAGATATATGGAAGTGCGTGATGATCCCGACCACACCCTGCTTAATCCCATCCTTGAGTGGACTGAGATGGACATCTGGTCGTTCATCACCATGCACCAGATTCCTCATTGCGAACTTTATGATCAGGGCTATCGTTCGTTAGGATGCAAGCCTTGCACTGTTAAGGGCGGAGAGGGTGAGCGAGCCGGGCGCAGCAGCGAAAAAGAACGCAATCTGGAACAGCTTACTTCCATGGGATATTTTTAA
- a CDS encoding polyprenyl synthetase family protein — MTVKEKLAVHAADVEKYLGGCLKDMGIPENLLESMEYSLLAGGKRLRPVLVLVWAKMLGAKKEAVMPFAASLEMIHTYSLIHDDLPAMDDDDLRRGKPSNHKKFDEATAILAGDGLLTEAFGFMAKADAPAQYVVEAIALMAKSAGCPGMVGGQVVDMSYTGREGVTLDELKVMHSMKTGALILSACKSGAILAKGAEATEDDVRRAEEYGRLIGVAFQIVDDVLDVVGDEETLGKPVGSDIEQGKSTYPSLIGLEESKELARKYVDEAVELLSPYSGEEAEFLAELARYIVDRVY, encoded by the coding sequence ATGACAGTTAAAGAAAAACTCGCGGTACATGCTGCGGATGTTGAGAAATATCTGGGTGGATGTCTGAAAGATATGGGGATTCCAGAGAATCTTCTTGAGTCCATGGAATACAGCCTGCTGGCGGGCGGCAAAAGGCTGCGCCCGGTTCTGGTGCTGGTCTGGGCCAAAATGCTTGGAGCAAAGAAAGAGGCAGTCATGCCTTTCGCAGCCAGCCTTGAGATGATCCATACCTATTCGCTGATCCATGACGATCTTCCGGCCATGGATGATGATGATCTGCGTCGCGGTAAGCCTTCAAACCACAAAAAGTTTGATGAAGCTACCGCTATTCTGGCCGGTGACGGTCTGCTTACCGAAGCTTTCGGCTTCATGGCTAAAGCTGACGCCCCTGCCCAGTACGTGGTTGAAGCCATCGCGCTGATGGCAAAATCCGCAGGTTGTCCGGGCATGGTCGGCGGTCAGGTTGTGGACATGAGCTACACCGGACGTGAAGGCGTGACCCTTGACGAACTCAAGGTTATGCATTCCATGAAAACCGGGGCACTCATTCTTTCTGCTTGTAAATCAGGCGCAATTCTGGCTAAAGGAGCAGAGGCGACCGAAGATGATGTCCGCAGAGCTGAAGAATACGGACGTCTTATCGGTGTGGCGTTCCAGATCGTGGACGATGTTCTGGATGTTGTCGGCGATGAAGAAACCCTCGGCAAGCCTGTGGGTAGCGACATCGAGCAGGGTAAATCCACTTACCCCAGCCTGATCGGACTTGAGGAAAGCAAGGAACTGGCCCGTAAATATGTTGATGAGGCCGTGGAGCTGCTTTCTCCCTATTCCGGTGAAGAGGCCGAGTTCCTCGCGGAACTTGCCCGTTATATCGTGGACCGGGTTTACTAG
- the xseA gene encoding exodeoxyribonuclease VII large subunit: protein MKIFSVTDITRAVKDVLETEFPFIWVRGQVTNLARPASGHIYFTLTDGDAGLSVVWFKGNQRMGGDGEESVNPLTGEIESGGPLELEDGMEILVAGHMNVYPPRGVYQLVAELVQEQGVGDLKLAFEAMKRKLAEKGYFAEDRKMEIPRSPKRVAVVTAPTGAAVRDFLKIAEARGTGAEIRIYPTLVQGDLAPAQIAQALDRVYDDGWAEVVVLIRGGGSLEDLWAFNTEQVADALFRATVPVVCGVGHEVDVSIADYVADKRVATPSHAAQELWPRRETLMQTVDELEGSLKRSFENFLNRRESRLETLQKGLSWLSPARRIERLLTSFDEEGERLYRAAENFINAKSDSVKALSQRLSFAFGGDRIERMEHDLAGLESRLSRAADIFLKDKLAEFENVSTSLRMLDPESPLERGYALVTVEKSEAFLRSPDEVADGDAIRVRVKSGEVRARVTSE, encoded by the coding sequence ATGAAAATATTTTCTGTAACTGACATTACCCGTGCCGTTAAGGATGTTCTGGAAACGGAATTTCCGTTTATCTGGGTGCGGGGTCAGGTTACGAATCTGGCCCGGCCTGCGTCCGGGCATATTTATTTTACGCTCACTGACGGTGACGCGGGCCTTTCTGTGGTCTGGTTTAAAGGTAACCAGCGCATGGGCGGTGACGGCGAAGAGTCCGTAAATCCGCTCACCGGGGAGATTGAATCCGGCGGTCCTCTGGAACTTGAGGACGGCATGGAAATTCTCGTTGCCGGACACATGAATGTCTACCCCCCGCGCGGCGTGTACCAGCTGGTGGCTGAACTGGTGCAGGAGCAGGGCGTAGGCGACCTGAAGCTTGCCTTTGAAGCCATGAAACGCAAGCTGGCCGAGAAAGGATATTTTGCCGAAGACCGCAAAATGGAAATCCCCCGTTCCCCGAAAAGGGTGGCGGTGGTCACCGCTCCCACGGGCGCGGCAGTGCGCGATTTCCTGAAAATCGCCGAAGCGCGTGGTACCGGGGCGGAGATAAGAATCTATCCCACACTGGTGCAGGGTGATCTCGCGCCTGCACAGATCGCGCAGGCTCTGGACAGGGTTTACGATGACGGCTGGGCCGAGGTAGTGGTGCTCATTCGCGGCGGCGGTTCACTGGAAGATCTTTGGGCCTTTAATACCGAGCAGGTGGCGGACGCGCTTTTCCGGGCCACTGTTCCGGTGGTCTGCGGGGTGGGGCATGAAGTGGATGTTTCCATTGCCGACTACGTTGCTGACAAACGGGTGGCGACCCCCAGTCATGCGGCGCAGGAACTCTGGCCTCGGCGCGAGACTTTGATGCAGACTGTGGATGAGCTGGAAGGTTCGCTTAAGCGCAGTTTTGAAAATTTTCTGAACAGACGTGAATCCCGGCTGGAAACCCTGCAAAAGGGACTCAGCTGGCTATCACCTGCCCGGCGCATTGAACGGCTGCTGACCTCCTTTGATGAAGAAGGGGAAAGGCTGTACCGGGCTGCTGAAAATTTCATCAATGCAAAGAGTGACAGTGTAAAAGCTTTGTCACAACGCCTGTCCTTTGCCTTTGGCGGGGACCGGATTGAACGCATGGAACACGATCTTGCCGGACTTGAATCCCGGCTGTCCCGTGCAGCAGATATTTTTTTGAAAGACAAACTGGCTGAATTTGAAAATGTGTCCACCTCACTGCGCATGCTGGATCCGGAAAGTCCGCTGGAGCGGGGCTATGCTCTCGTAACCGTGGAAAAGAGCGAAGCATTTTTGCGCAGCCCGGATGAAGTTGCAGATGGCGATGCTATCCGGGTGCGGGTCAAATCCGGTGAGGTCAGGGCGAGGGTTACATCTGAATAA
- a CDS encoding uracil-DNA glycosylase yields the protein MRVNFCLSSYEVHDSWKGFFNLPRMMELDRISSSIGKDFTPNADKVLRFCKTDLSKMKVIILGQDPYPQQGVATGRAFEVGDIKSWNDPVNNSLGNMIKLFHKNYMDIDEVLGIGPVRKDIAEGKFPLLPPKKLFPHLEEQGVLFLNTALTCKIGESNSHRDIWQNFAKELLRFIHKANPQAKWLLWGGNACEMGDFVPAANKLESHHPMLYAKKPGSFLGENHFAKCPEINWVK from the coding sequence ATGAGAGTAAATTTTTGTTTGTCATCTTATGAAGTACATGATTCATGGAAAGGATTTTTTAACCTGCCCAGAATGATGGAGCTGGACCGGATCAGCTCATCTATTGGTAAAGACTTTACTCCCAATGCGGATAAAGTTCTGCGTTTCTGCAAGACTGACCTTTCCAAAATGAAAGTCATCATTCTCGGGCAGGATCCGTATCCCCAACAGGGTGTTGCTACCGGCAGGGCCTTTGAAGTGGGTGATATCAAAAGCTGGAACGATCCGGTGAATAATTCACTGGGCAATATGATCAAGCTTTTCCATAAAAATTACATGGACATTGATGAAGTGCTCGGCATCGGCCCGGTGCGAAAGGATATTGCCGAGGGCAAATTTCCGCTCCTGCCGCCGAAGAAGCTGTTCCCGCATTTGGAGGAGCAGGGTGTGCTCTTTTTAAACACCGCCCTGACCTGCAAAATAGGTGAATCCAACAGCCACCGCGATATCTGGCAGAATTTTGCAAAAGAACTGCTGCGTTTCATCCACAAAGCCAACCCGCAGGCCAAATGGCTGCTTTGGGGCGGCAATGCCTGCGAAATGGGTGATTTCGTTCCCGCCGCAAATAAGCTTGAAAGCCACCACCCCATGCTTTACGCCAAGAAGCCCGGCTCATTCCTCGGCGAAAACCACTTCGCCAAATGCCCGGAAATCAACTGGGTAAAATAA
- the ispG gene encoding flavodoxin-dependent (E)-4-hydroxy-3-methylbut-2-enyl-diphosphate synthase yields MINRKKTRELFIGDVGIGGDNPVRVQSMCNTDTRDALSTRAQIDALAEAGCEIVRVAVPDQEAAAALPQIRKGSPVPLVADIHFDYRLALAAIEAGIDALRINPGNIGDEKRVDAVVSAAKANNIPIRIGVNGGSLDKSLLAKYGGPTPEAMVESALEHVGMLEKRGFYNTKISLKSSSVLNTIAAYKLLAEKVDYPQHVGITEAGTLVRGAVKSSVGLGILFWEGLGDTMRVSLTHDPVAEVGVAWEILRSLGLRERGPEIVSCPTCGRTEIELIDLAQKVEDNLRGVEDVFTVAVMGCVVNGPGEAREADIGIAGGRGTGLIFRKGEIIRKVKGDENLLPEFMKEIEIFLKEKRGQ; encoded by the coding sequence ATGATCAATAGAAAAAAGACCCGTGAGCTGTTCATCGGGGATGTGGGTATTGGCGGTGACAACCCGGTAAGGGTTCAGTCCATGTGCAACACGGACACGCGCGATGCCCTTTCCACCCGCGCCCAGATCGACGCGCTGGCCGAGGCCGGATGCGAGATTGTGCGCGTTGCCGTTCCTGATCAGGAAGCTGCGGCTGCATTGCCCCAGATCCGTAAAGGTTCCCCGGTGCCGCTGGTGGCTGACATCCATTTTGATTACCGTCTGGCTCTTGCCGCCATTGAGGCGGGAATCGACGCCCTGCGCATCAACCCCGGCAACATCGGCGATGAAAAGCGGGTGGATGCTGTTGTTTCCGCAGCCAAGGCGAATAATATTCCCATCCGCATCGGCGTGAACGGCGGCTCGCTGGATAAATCCCTGCTGGCTAAATACGGCGGCCCGACCCCGGAAGCCATGGTTGAAAGTGCACTGGAACACGTGGGGATGCTGGAAAAGAGAGGATTCTACAACACCAAGATTTCCCTCAAATCCTCCTCCGTGCTGAACACCATCGCCGCTTATAAGCTGCTGGCTGAGAAAGTGGATTATCCGCAGCACGTGGGAATCACCGAGGCCGGGACTCTGGTGCGCGGCGCGGTCAAATCTTCCGTTGGTCTGGGTATCCTGTTCTGGGAAGGGCTGGGCGATACCATGCGTGTTTCCCTGACCCATGATCCGGTGGCGGAAGTGGGCGTTGCATGGGAGATTCTGAGATCATTGGGACTGCGTGAACGCGGTCCTGAAATTGTTTCCTGCCCCACCTGCGGACGTACTGAAATTGAATTGATTGATCTGGCCCAGAAGGTTGAAGACAACCTGCGCGGCGTTGAAGATGTATTTACCGTGGCGGTTATGGGCTGTGTGGTTAACGGTCCCGGAGAGGCTAGAGAAGCTGATATCGGCATTGCCGGAGGCCGGGGTACCGGACTTATTTTCCGCAAAGGTGAGATTATCCGCAAGGTTAAGGGCGATGAAAATCTGCTGCCTGAATTTATGAAAGAAATCGAAATATTCCTGAAAGAAAAGAGAGGACAATAA